CCCTGtccaaaagaaagaagacccAGGAGCATTTACTATTCCATACACTATCGGGGAGCGtgactttgcaaaagccctttgtgacAATGGGGCTAGCATCAACTTGATGTCACTTGCCATCTACAAGCAAGCGGGATTAGGGATGCCGAGGCCAACAagcatgaggttacaaatggccgATCGATCTATTAAGCGACTGGTAGGAATTGTTGATGATGTGAttgtgaaagttggaaaattccATTTGCCCCCCAACTTTGTAATTCTTGACTGTGATGTTGATAAAGAGATCCCAATCATCTTGGGGAGACCATTCCTAACCACGGGAAGAGCACTCATGGATTTGGAGCGAAATGAAATTAAGTTCCGGGTGAATGATGAAGAAGTCACATTTCAAGCGAGCAAAGGTATGAAATTACCCCATGAGTATGAGAGCATTCCAGTGATAGATGTGGTTGATGAGGTTGAAGATGTCGTCGAATTGAAAATGGAAGAACAATGCCTTGGTGAGGCATTGGCGGCTATCTTGGTAAACTTTGATGGTGAGGACATGGATGGGTACATGGAGTCGGTAAATGCATCGGAGGGTCTTGGAACCTATACTTACACTCCAGCAAAGCTTTCTCTTGACTTGGAGAATAGGGCCACACCTCCCTCCAAGCCATCAATCATTGAGCCACCACAACTAGAGCTCAAGCCTCTCCCGCCGCActtaaggtataaatttcttggctctaATGATACTTTACTCGCAATCGTTTCATCTTTGCtaaatgatgtgcaggtaaaccAATTGTTGGAAGTCTTGAAAGAACATAGGCAAGCCATTGGATGGACCATTGTGGACATTGGTGGAATCCCCGCGGGAATTTATGAACATAAAATCCAATTGGAGAGCGAAACAAAGCCAAGTGTGGAACATCAAAGGCGGTTGAACCCGTCAATGCAAGAGGTAGtaaagaaggagattatcaagtggttggatgccggggtagtTTACCCCATTGCCGACAGTTCGTGGGTGAGCCCAGTACAATGTGCGCCAAAAAAGTGTGGCATGACCGTTATCAAAAATGAGAAGAATGAACTCATTCCCACGCGAATTGTGACCGGATGGCGAGTTTGTAAGGACTATCGGAAACTTAACAGTGCTACTTGCAAGGACCActtccctatgccttttattgatcaaatgcttgatcggctagcggGGAGGTcattttattgtttccttgatggttactccggctacaatcaaatcaACATCGCtttggaagatcaagagaaaactacattcaCTTGCCCGTATGGCACTTTTGCTTTTAGCCGGATGTCATTTGGCTTGTGCAATGCTCCGGCCAGTTTCCAAAGGTGTATGATGTCCATCTTCTCCGACATGGTTGAGGACtttcttgaagtcttcatggatgatttctcggtGGTTGGTGATTCGTTTGAGCACTGTCTTAACAATCTTAGACAAGTGCTTAAGCGATGCGAAGGGACCAACCTTGTGCTAAATcgggagaagtgtcacttcatggttgACGAAGGCATTGTGCTTGggcacaaaatttcaaagcatggtattgaagCCGACCGGGCAAAGATTGAGATTATTTCTAAGCTTCCTCCACCGACCTCCGTGAAAGGTGTTAGAAGTTTCTAGGGCATGCCGGGTTTTACAGGCGCTTCATCAAGGACTTCTCCAAGATTGCTAACCCCATGTGCAAACTCCTCgaaaaggatgccaagtttgtgtttgatgagaACTGTCTTAAAGcttttgagaagttaaagcaaAGGCTCACCATGGTACCCATTATTGTCACGCCTGATTGGTCActtcctttcgagctcatgtgtgacgccagtGGTGTAGCCGTTGGAGAAATGCTTGGCCAACGTCACGACAAAGTTTCCACCTGGTGTACTATGCAAGTAAAACTCTCAATGGGGCACAAATGAACTACACGGTAACTAAGCAAGAGCTTCTTGCTATTGTGTATGCTTTTGAAAAATTCCGGGCTTATTTGTTGGGGTCCAAGGTGGTGGTATACACTGATCATGCGGCTCTTCGATAtctcatggcaaagaaggatgcaaAGCCTAGATTAATTCGATGGGTCttgttgttgcaagaatttgacttcgaAGTCAAAGATCGCAAGGGAACtcaaaatcaagtggcggatcaTTTGTCAAGGCTTGAGGAAGCAGGGAGACCGCAGGGAGATCTTGAAATCAACGATGCATTCCCTGATGAGCACATACTGGCATTATCTAGCACTTTTGCTCCTTGGTATGCCGATATTGCTAACTACTTGGTTAGTGACCTTATCCCGGACGGATTGGAATCTTATCAAAGAAAGAAGTTTTTGAGAGACTGTCGGCAATACTATTGGGAGGAACCATACTTGTTCCGTGTTTGTACTGACAATATTATCAGAAGGtgtgttccagaagaagaagTTATGCCAATTCTCAAGGCATGCCATGACTCACC
Above is a window of Nicotiana tabacum cultivar K326 chromosome 8, ASM71507v2, whole genome shotgun sequence DNA encoding:
- the LOC142163187 gene encoding uncharacterized protein LOC142163187; protein product: MNYTVTKQELLAIVYAFEKFRAYLLGSKVVVYTDHAALRYLMAKKDAKPRLIRWVLLLQEFDFEVKDRKGTQNQVADHLSRLEEAGRPQGDLEINDAFPDEHILALSSTFAPWYADIANYLVSDLIPDGLESYQRKKFLRDCRQYYWEEPYLFRVCTDNIIRRCVPEEEVMPILKACHDSPVGDHHGRNRTAAKVLECGYYWPSIYHDANQMVKACY